TGCTCCCGGAGGCGTTGGCGAAAGGCAATATCGAATGAAAATGTAGCCACCAGCCTTTCCTGTGCACGAGCAACCGGAGGAGGGGCATTTAGCAGCATCAGCGGCGCACCTTGTGGATGCGCCGCTGATGCTATTCTGGTTGCCGTTACTCCGATGTGGCTACGCGGCTGGCTTTTATAACTCCCTTTATCCGGTTTATGCGGTAGATAATCATGTCGAGCTGCTTGATATTCTCCACGTACACCTTTACCTTCCCCTCAAAAAGGCCACCACGGGTGTTGAACGATGCCGAACGCAGGTTCACCTTCATCTCCTTGGAGAGCACCTCCGATATTCGGGTAAATAGCCCCATCGAATCCTCCCCAATAATGCGGATGGTGGTTTGGAACGAGTTGGTTTCGCGCGTTTGCTGCCACTTAGCCTTGATGATGCGGTAGGGGTAGCGCTCGTGCATGCTTTTGGCATTGGGGCAGGTGTTGCGGTGTATCTTTATGCCATGGGTGATGGTTACAAAGCCAAAGATGTCGTCGCCAAATATGGGGTTGCAGCAGGTTGCCAGCTTGTACTCCACGTTGGCTAGATTTTCGTCTATAACCAGGTAGTCGCCGCTTTCGGGCTCCTTCGAGGTTTGGAACTGCTGTATCTCGTGGCTGGCACTCTTCTCTTCGGTTTGGCTATTTTCTATGTAGTCCTTAATTACGGCTACGTCGATTTTTCCGTTACCCAGCATGGCGTAAAAATCGGTAATCGACTTTATCTTATTCTTTTTGATGAACTGCGAGGCCATTTCGTCAGGAAACTCCAGCTTCCAGTTCTTCAACCTGCGCGAAAGGAGCTCTTTGCCGAGGTTTACCACCTTCAGCTCTTCCTCTTTAAGGCTTTGCTTAATCTTTCCTCTAGCCTTAGAGGTGATAACAAACGATAGCCAATCCTTGGTTGGTTTCTGGTTTTTGGAGATGATGATCTCCACCTGGTCGCCGTTCTTGAGCTTATCCTTTATGGAGGCAAGCTTGTTGTTGATGCGGCCGCCTACGCACGATACGCCCAGCTTGGAGTGCACCTCAAAGGCAAAGTCGAGTATCGACGATCCGGCAGGCATCTTCTTTAGATCGCCGTTGGGGGTAAATACGAATATTTCTTTTTGGTAGCTTTCGAGCTGCTTAAGGCTTTCCACCATTTCGTTTGGATCTTCGGCTTGCTCTAGCAGGGTACGTAGGTCGCTAAGCCAGTCGTCTATGCCGTGGCCTTGCTTAATTCCCTTGTACTTCCAGTGCGCGGCGATACCGAGCTCGGCCACGTCGTCCATGCGTTGGGTGCGGATTTGCACCTCTACCCATTTCCCTTCTGGCCCAATAACGGTGGCGTGTAGGCTCTCATACCCGTTCGATTTGGGTACCGATATCCAGTCGCGCATGCGCTCGGGGTTGGGGATATACTTTTCCGTAACGATGGAGTAAGCTCGCCAGCAGTCGGCTTTTTCCATGCTCAGCTCGCTATTCAGGATGATGCGTATGGCAAATAGATCAAACACCTCCTCAAAGGGAATGCCTTGTTTCTTCATCTTTCTCCATATGGAGAAGATGGACTTGGTGCGGCTCTTTACCTCAAACTGTAGTCCGTGCTGCTGTAGCCCGTCCAGTATTGGTTTGATGAACTTGCCTATGTAGGTATTACGCTCTTTGGCGGTTTCTTCTAGCTTGGTGACGATGTGCTTATAGTCGGCAGGGTCGGTATGTTTTAGCGAGAGATCCTCCATCTCCGATTTCACCGAGTAAAGACCTAGCCTATGGGCTAGGGGGGCGTACAAGTTGAGCGTCTCCTTGGCCTTCTTCAGCTGCTTTTCGGGCGTGAAGAAGTAGAGGTGGCGCATCACGTCGAGCCTATCGGCAAGCTTAATGAGGATAACGCGCGGATCGGCCGAGTAGGATATTACCAGCTGCCGGTAGTTTTCGGCCTCGGCGGCGTTGGCCTTCGGATCAATTTCAGAAATCTTATTGAGCCCCTTTACAATGTTGGCAATCTCCCCGTTGTACTCTTTCTGAACGGTTTCGTCGGTTAGCTGCCCGATTCTAAAGGTCTCGTGTAGCAGTACGGAAACGGCTGCAGTGCCGTTAAGCCCCATTTCTTCTACCACAATGCTGGCAACCGCCAAGGCATGAAAAATAAAGGGGTCGCCATTCTCGCGACGTTTTTCGCGGTGGGCATGCGCCGCAATGCGGAACGACCTCTTCAAAAAGGTTAGCTCTTCAGCCGAGCTGCTCTTCCTGCAGGCTTTGTATAGGCTTCTGAATCTGTCCAGAAGCTCTTTCCTTTCATCAATATCCCAATCCATCACTTCCATGCGACACACTTTTTCGTAAAAATATCAATTATTGAAAGAAATAATTTAACTTAACAGGGAATATAGTGTTGTTTTTTCTCAAATTTCAAAAGTACTTTTGCTCAAAATTGCCACAAATGATAACCAATGATATACTTGCAAAGGCCGAGAAGCTTAAAAAACTGCTAGAGCAAGCCAACTACGAGTACTATGTGCTCAATAATCCATCCATAACAGACTACGAGTACGACATGCATATGAAGGAGCTGCAGGCGCTTGAGGTGCAGTATCCCGAGTTGGCTGATGTAAACTCGCCTTCGCAGCGTGTCGGTAGCGACCTCAATCAAGCTTTTACCCAGGTGCAGCACCGCTATCCTATGCTTTCTCTATCCAACGTTTATTCGGTGGAGGAACTTCGTGATTTTGACACTCGCATTCGTAAGGTAGTGAGCGATGTTTCCTATGTTTGCGAGCTTAAGTTTGATGGTACAGCCATTGGTATTACCTATCAAAACGGCGAGATGGTTCGTGCCGTTACTCGTGGCGACGGAGTTAAAGGGGATGATGTTACTGCAAACGTTCGTACGATTCGTAGTATTCCTCTAAAGCTTAGGGGTAACGATTTTCCTGCGGATTTTGAAGTTCGCGGAGAAATAATTCTGCCTCATGCTTCTTTTAATAGGCTTAATGCAGAACGTGAGGAAATAGGCGAACAGCCATTTGCTAACCCTCGTAATGCAGCCGCAGGAACTCTGAAAATGCAAAACTCATCGGTTGTTGCTAAGCGTGGTCTCGACTGTTATCTGTATTTCCTGAACGGTGATCAGCTTCCCACAGAGAGCCATTACTGCAATTTGCTGTCGATGCGTAGCTGGGGCTTTAAGGTGTCGGAGCATGCTATGCTATGTACAACAATCGAAGAGGTGGTTGCTTTCATAGAAAGATGGGATGAGGAGCGTCATAACCTTCCTTACGATACCGATGGTGTGGTTATTAAGGTTGATAGCTTGGCTCATCAAGTAGAGTTGGGCTTTACGGCAAAATCCCCGCGTTGGGCTGTCGCCTATAAGTTTAAAGCCGAGCAGGCGTCAACAAAGCTGCTTAGCGTCGACTTTCAAGTGGGGCGTACAGGGGCAATTACACCGGTGGCAAACCTGGAGCCTGTTCAGCTGGCCGGAACAACGGTAAAGCGAGCTTCCCTTCATAATGCAGATCAGATAGAGCTGCTAGATCTGCGCATCAACGACTATGTGCTGGTGGAAAAAGGGGGAGAAATTATACCTAAGGTGGTTGGTGTTGATATGGATCGAAGAGGTAGTGGACTTGTGCCTTTTAAGTACATAACGCATTGCCCAGAGTGCGGTACTTTGCTTGTACGTGAAGAAGGGGAGGCCAAGCATTTTTGCCCTAATGACGCCGAGTGTCCCCCTCAAATAGTTGGTAGGTTGGAGCATTTTATCAGCCGAAAGGCCATGAATATAGATGGTCTGGGGAGCGAAACGGCGGAGCTGGTGTACCGCGAAGGGCTAATAAGGGATATCGCGGACTTATATAATCTAGAGGTTGAACAGCTGAAGAACCTAGAGCGGATGGGAGCCAAGTCCGCTAGCAATATCATTAAAAGTATTGAAAATTCGAAGCAGGTACCTTTTGAACGGGTACTATATGCGCTTGGCATTCGTTATGTAGGAGAGGTTACAGCGAAAAAGCTGGCAGCCCATTTCAAAAGCATAGATAGCCTAATGGCGGCGCCTTACGAAGAGCTGCTGCAGGTCGAAGAGGTTGGAGAAAAAATAGCCGAAAGCATCATTCACCATTTTAAGGAGCCGAAAAATGTAGAGCAGCTGGAACGTTTACGGGCTAATGGCGTACAAATGGTTATAAAAGAGGTGGCAAGAGCATCTGATAAGCTAAATAATTTTACATTTGTAATTAGTGGTACATTTGAGATTGCTAGAGACGAGATAAAAAGTCTTATAGAGGAGAATGGAGGTAAGGTGGTGAGTAGCATCTCGGGAAACTTAAGCTATCTGGTTGTTGGCGAGAATATGGGTCCAGCAAAATTGGAAAAGGCAAATAAGCTGGGAACTAAAATGATCAGCCTATCAGAATTAAAAGATTTGATTAATAGCTAGTATATGTTTGCTACATTAAAGAAAAAGTTAGAAAAACGAGCTTTAGAGTCTATTCGTTCCAAAGTTTCTGCAAGCCGAATACGACGATTTACGCCTCTCAATCAGGTAAAGAGCGTTGTGCTGCTTTATCGGGTTGATGGTGCTACCATATCTACCGATTTATACAATTTTATAGGGCAGTTTGAGCGTCGGGGTGCTGCGGTTGACGTGGTGCTGGTTAGTAAGCGTACAGATGCTCAAGAAAAGTTAGACGATAAGGAAAATTTTTACTACATAGGTCATCAGGATATTAAGTGGTATGGGGTGCCCAAAAGCGATAAGATTTTGGAAGTACTTCAAAAAAATCATGATTATTTCATAGATTTGACCATGATGGAGCGGGGCATTTGCACCTACCTAGCCAACGCATCAATGGCTAAGTTTAAGATAGGTGGAATTAACTACCCGAACTCTCCTTACGATTTAATAATCGACGTTAGTAGTGACGTTGATTTGGGCTTTTTTGAAGAACAGATGATGGTTTACCTTCAAAAGATTGGGTAGACGAAAAAATAATTGCTATGAACTTAAGAGGTGTTGGGGTAGCGTTAGTTACGCCATTTAACGAAGATGGAAGTGTAGATTTTGAGTCGTTGACTCGCTTAGTAGATTACGTATCGGCCAACGATGTCGATTATTTAGTTGTTCATGGTACAACTGGAGAAACTCCAGTTTTAACAAAAGAAGAAAAACGGGCCGTAGTTAAGCATGTTTACGATAACAACAAGGCAAAATTACCGATCGTAGTTGGCTGTGGAGGAAACTGTACTGCCGATGTTATAGCCCTTTTAAATGATGAAATGTATAAGCATGCCGATGCTATATTATCGGTAACGCCATACTATAACAAGCCTAATCAAACAGGGCTTTACGAGCATTACAAAGCTATTGCGTTGGCCTCTAAAAAGCCTGTAATTCTTTATAACGTGCCTGGTCGTACGGGGGTTAATTTAACTGCGGAAACGATAATTCGTTTGGCAAACGACTTTGAAAATATAGTGGCTATTAAGGAGGCAAATACCGACTTCAACCAGCTAATTAAGGTGCTAAAAGGGCGTCCTGAAGGATTCCTAGTGCTTTCTGCTGATGATGCGCATGTTGTTCCTCAGATAGCAGTAGGAGCTGATGGCGTAATTTCTGTAGCAGCCAACTCCTATCCGAAAGATTTTTGCAGTATGGTTCATTTGGCGTTGAATGGAAAATTCGCTGAAGCGACTCCAATCGTCTATAAGTTGGCGGATGCAATAGACTTGCTTTTTGCGGAAGGTAATCCAACGGGAGTAAAGGCTGCGCTAAGTAAGTTGGGGATATGTAAGAACGTGCTAAGATTACCGCTGGTTCCAGCTTCGGATAAGCTTTATCAGCAAACCGAGCAGTTTGTTAATAGTAATATGTAGAAAAAACTGTTATATTAAATCAGATTTGTTGATCGCCAGGGAAGAGGGTATCCAATTCTTTGGCGATCTTTATATTATTCAGTAGATAAAACAAGGTTTCAGAACGATATTCTTGCACGTAGATTAAAAGATATCTGTTCGAGTAATAATTTGAAATTATCTGCGTTTTTAGGTAAAAGAACTTCACTAAACACTTCTTTAATTGGCGGAATAGTGTAAGTTTGTATAGAGGCAATTTCCTAAAGGGTTAGAGCCATTAACCAAATCTTATTACTATGAGTAAAATTTATCAATTTAGGATTGAGCTGAATGGCATAGAGCCTGCAATTTGGCGTAGCGTACAGCTTAATGATGATAATCAGCTGCTAGACCTTCACTATGCCGCGCAAATTGCCATGGGGTGGTACGATTCTCACCTCTACGATTTTCATATGGATGGTAAGCACTACGGCGATCCAGAAGCTCTGGATGATACCAACATCATCGATGATAGTGAGGTAGATATTGTAGATATTTTCAAGAATGAAAAGGATTCTATTCTTTACACCTACGATTTTACCGATGATTGGAAGCATACCATCACGCTAGAAAAGATTATAGATGCAAAGAAGCCGTTGGAGCACATGCTTTGTGTTGGAGGCAAGCGTAATTGTCCACCTGAAGATTGTGGAGGAATTTCTGCGTATCTCGAAATTGTAGAGATTATGAAAACTCCAGAAGGCAAGGAGTACGAGGAGATGGTTGAATGGCTAGGCGAGAAGTATGATCCCGAGTTCTTCGATATGCAAATCATCAACGATTCGTTTAAGGAGACAGAAGAAATGTTCCAGAACGATATGGATATGGATTGGGACGTTAGTGAAAAGAACTAAATAGCAAAAATCGCAGCTCTTGCATTGAAAAATGTGAGAGCTGCGTTTAATATAAGATCGTATGAGAAAGGCTTTATTGGTTGCCGCATTTTCAGCTATATCAGCAGTTGCTTTGTCGCAGGATAAGGTGGAGGATAGGCTGTACTATTTGGATATTTCGGTGGGATACAACTTCGCTTTACCTCCGTTTACCAGTTCGGGGAATAGCGTAACCATGCTAAAACCTCATAATGGAGGTAGCATGTCCTTCTCCTTTGCTCGCAAAGTAGGAGACGATTGGGGTGTTCAAATTGAGGTGCTTTCTGCTGCTTTTAAGGTAAATAGTAGTGATCTTCAGAACTTCTTTACCGATTCGAAGCCATCTCAAGTCAATCTTAACGGGTATAACTCAACTTTTTTTGGAGTAGGAGCGGTTAAATTTTTTCCTTTCGGGAAGTTTAAGCTGGATCTAAAGGGAAGCGCAGGTATGAATATGACCGAATTTGCTAAGCAGGAGTATCTTTTACAAGTAAAGGCATTCAATCCAAGCAGTCCAACGTTTGAAAATATAACTATCAATGCTAAGCGGGGATATGCTCCTGCTTTACTGCTAGGTACTCGTCTTCGCTACCCAATCGGAGAAACCATAGATCTTGGAATAAAGGTCGAGTATGGTTTATCGAAAGTTTCGTTTGATATTGAAAAGACGGCAAGAGCACAAGATCAACCTAAGGCAGAGCCTACTTACTCTGATTTAGGGAGCCATTCTAAAACAATTTCCTATATAAATACAGGATTTACTTTAGGGCTTAGGTTCTAAATAAAAAAGGGGCTCGAATTTCGAACCCCTTTTTTATTTATTGGTAAATTTCCTTTTTGCAAGCTTTTAACGTGTTGGTTAGCAACGCGACAATAGTCATTGCTCCGACACCTCCAGGAACAGGGGTGATGTAGCCGCATTTAGGGGAAACTTCGTCGAATTTAACATCGCCAAGTAGCTTCCATCCAGACTTGGAGGTTTCTGACTTAACGCGAGTAATTCCAACGTCTATTACGACAGCGCCCTCCTTTACCATCTCTTTGGTTACAAACTCAGGTGCTCCTAAGGCCGCAATTAAAATATCGGCTGACTTACAAACCTCGTTCAGATTTTTGGTCCGGCTGTGGCACATGGTTACGGTACAATCGCCTGGATATCCTTTTTGTGAAAGAAGATTGGCCATTGGCCTTCCGACGATGTTGCTTCTGCCAATTACTACCGCATGTTTTCCTGCAGTTTCAATCTTATAGCGCTTAAGCAGCTCCATTATACCGTAAGGTGTAGCCGAGATGTAGGCTGGAAGTCCAATCATCATGCGTCCAACGTTGATTGGATGAAATCCGTCAACATCTTTCTTTGGATCTATTGCTTCGATAACCTTGTTTTCGTCTATATGCTTTGGAAGAGGTAGCTGAACAATAAAACCATCTATTTCAGGATTTTCATTTAGCTGTTTAATGGTTGCTAGCAGCTCTGCCTCTGTTGCGCTTTCTTCGAAACGGAAGATGCTTGACTTGAAGCCAACCTCTGCACATCCCTTTTCTTTATGGCCAACATAGGTTTCGCTAGCACCATTATGTCCAACAATAATAGCAGCAAGGTGTGGCACCTTATGGCCATTAGCCACCAATGCTTTTACCTCTTCTGCAATTTCAGCCTTAATTTCGGCAGCAATTTTTTTACCGTCAATTAGGTTCATAGGTTAGTTTTTACTCGTAGGTTAGTGCTTTAATCCCTTCATGCCTTTCATCATGCCGCCCATAGCTCTCGGTCCACCAGCCATCATTTTCATCATCTTTCGGGTATCTTCGAACTGCTTAAGCAGACGATTTACCTCTTGAATGGTGGTTCCGCTACCATCGGCAATACGCTTGCGGCGGCTTCCGTTAATTACGGCAGGGTTTTCTCTTTCGAGTGGGGTCATCGATTTAATGATTGCTTCTATACCTTTGAAAGCATTATCATCGATGTCTATATTTTTCATTGCCTTTCCTAGACCAGGAATCATGCTTGCCAAGTCCTTCAGGTTACCCATCTTCTTGATTTGCGCAATTTGGGTAAGGAAGTCGTTGAAGTTGAACTGATCTTTGGCAATCTTTTTTTGAAGATTTCTAGCTTGTTCGGCGTCGTACTGTTCTTGAGCTTTTTCAACAAGGGTTACAATATCACCCATGCCT
This Alistipes sp. ZOR0009 DNA region includes the following protein-coding sequences:
- a CDS encoding RelA/SpoT family protein, whose translation is MEVMDWDIDERKELLDRFRSLYKACRKSSSAEELTFLKRSFRIAAHAHREKRRENGDPFIFHALAVASIVVEEMGLNGTAAVSVLLHETFRIGQLTDETVQKEYNGEIANIVKGLNKISEIDPKANAAEAENYRQLVISYSADPRVILIKLADRLDVMRHLYFFTPEKQLKKAKETLNLYAPLAHRLGLYSVKSEMEDLSLKHTDPADYKHIVTKLEETAKERNTYIGKFIKPILDGLQQHGLQFEVKSRTKSIFSIWRKMKKQGIPFEEVFDLFAIRIILNSELSMEKADCWRAYSIVTEKYIPNPERMRDWISVPKSNGYESLHATVIGPEGKWVEVQIRTQRMDDVAELGIAAHWKYKGIKQGHGIDDWLSDLRTLLEQAEDPNEMVESLKQLESYQKEIFVFTPNGDLKKMPAGSSILDFAFEVHSKLGVSCVGGRINNKLASIKDKLKNGDQVEIIISKNQKPTKDWLSFVITSKARGKIKQSLKEEELKVVNLGKELLSRRLKNWKLEFPDEMASQFIKKNKIKSITDFYAMLGNGKIDVAVIKDYIENSQTEEKSASHEIQQFQTSKEPESGDYLVIDENLANVEYKLATCCNPIFGDDIFGFVTITHGIKIHRNTCPNAKSMHERYPYRIIKAKWQQTRETNSFQTTIRIIGEDSMGLFTRISEVLSKEMKVNLRSASFNTRGGLFEGKVKVYVENIKQLDMIIYRINRIKGVIKASRVATSE
- the ligA gene encoding NAD-dependent DNA ligase LigA, whose product is MITNDILAKAEKLKKLLEQANYEYYVLNNPSITDYEYDMHMKELQALEVQYPELADVNSPSQRVGSDLNQAFTQVQHRYPMLSLSNVYSVEELRDFDTRIRKVVSDVSYVCELKFDGTAIGITYQNGEMVRAVTRGDGVKGDDVTANVRTIRSIPLKLRGNDFPADFEVRGEIILPHASFNRLNAEREEIGEQPFANPRNAAAGTLKMQNSSVVAKRGLDCYLYFLNGDQLPTESHYCNLLSMRSWGFKVSEHAMLCTTIEEVVAFIERWDEERHNLPYDTDGVVIKVDSLAHQVELGFTAKSPRWAVAYKFKAEQASTKLLSVDFQVGRTGAITPVANLEPVQLAGTTVKRASLHNADQIELLDLRINDYVLVEKGGEIIPKVVGVDMDRRGSGLVPFKYITHCPECGTLLVREEGEAKHFCPNDAECPPQIVGRLEHFISRKAMNIDGLGSETAELVYREGLIRDIADLYNLEVEQLKNLERMGAKSASNIIKSIENSKQVPFERVLYALGIRYVGEVTAKKLAAHFKSIDSLMAAPYEELLQVEEVGEKIAESIIHHFKEPKNVEQLERLRANGVQMVIKEVARASDKLNNFTFVISGTFEIARDEIKSLIEENGGKVVSSISGNLSYLVVGENMGPAKLEKANKLGTKMISLSELKDLINS
- a CDS encoding DUF6913 domain-containing protein, which encodes MFATLKKKLEKRALESIRSKVSASRIRRFTPLNQVKSVVLLYRVDGATISTDLYNFIGQFERRGAAVDVVLVSKRTDAQEKLDDKENFYYIGHQDIKWYGVPKSDKILEVLQKNHDYFIDLTMMERGICTYLANASMAKFKIGGINYPNSPYDLIIDVSSDVDLGFFEEQMMVYLQKIG
- the dapA gene encoding 4-hydroxy-tetrahydrodipicolinate synthase codes for the protein MNLRGVGVALVTPFNEDGSVDFESLTRLVDYVSANDVDYLVVHGTTGETPVLTKEEKRAVVKHVYDNNKAKLPIVVGCGGNCTADVIALLNDEMYKHADAILSVTPYYNKPNQTGLYEHYKAIALASKKPVILYNVPGRTGVNLTAETIIRLANDFENIVAIKEANTDFNQLIKVLKGRPEGFLVLSADDAHVVPQIAVGADGVISVAANSYPKDFCSMVHLALNGKFAEATPIVYKLADAIDLLFAEGNPTGVKAALSKLGICKNVLRLPLVPASDKLYQQTEQFVNSNM
- a CDS encoding plasmid pRiA4b ORF-3 family protein, which encodes MSKIYQFRIELNGIEPAIWRSVQLNDDNQLLDLHYAAQIAMGWYDSHLYDFHMDGKHYGDPEALDDTNIIDDSEVDIVDIFKNEKDSILYTYDFTDDWKHTITLEKIIDAKKPLEHMLCVGGKRNCPPEDCGGISAYLEIVEIMKTPEGKEYEEMVEWLGEKYDPEFFDMQIINDSFKETEEMFQNDMDMDWDVSEKN
- the folD gene encoding bifunctional methylenetetrahydrofolate dehydrogenase/methenyltetrahydrofolate cyclohydrolase FolD, whose protein sequence is MNLIDGKKIAAEIKAEIAEEVKALVANGHKVPHLAAIIVGHNGASETYVGHKEKGCAEVGFKSSIFRFEESATEAELLATIKQLNENPEIDGFIVQLPLPKHIDENKVIEAIDPKKDVDGFHPINVGRMMIGLPAYISATPYGIMELLKRYKIETAGKHAVVIGRSNIVGRPMANLLSQKGYPGDCTVTMCHSRTKNLNEVCKSADILIAALGAPEFVTKEMVKEGAVVIDVGITRVKSETSKSGWKLLGDVKFDEVSPKCGYITPVPGGVGAMTIVALLTNTLKACKKEIYQ